The Methanobacterium sp. BAmetb5 genome includes a region encoding these proteins:
- a CDS encoding SMC family ATPase — MIFKSLIIRNIRSYERAKIEFPLGISLFEGDIGSGKSTILMAIEFALFGLGNQRGDSLLRKNTLKGSVILEFEIEGKHGRIERRLLRKNTDSPVKQDKGILVFDGAKWQLSPSEMKEKILEILDFKEDPNPRANSYIFRYAIYTPQEEMKQIITQKPESRLQTLRKAFGIEDYMVAADNAYLILRYLKNKTSYLSGQTNDLIEKTIEFEELLAKKEEKEVFLRELSNTQEITERMVNGQRKEILELNDLISQTKEIKAEIPHLLKQIADKNQSLGRYDQEIIEAQDENESRFLPIINELGERARPTNKNQDDLNKQIKFVKELLKNREGLTANLNLLNGDKQQIESDLGEDKNKNLDELQYGKEILISRINKQNDLINLDLENIKLISEKKYRLEAKRNNILEKMGNLEELEGSCPICGTLLDFEHKKDLKNEMEDEINKINNELKCLNESLLKTNDESKSKERELARLKSKLEDLESLIKKISNLCALNDRIDSVKINLHKLNEKLSLTDDSVDFENIDEYMYRLEKTLDELKEFERNRKILDNANYQFKKNLERIEENKQMILVFKSDIQRYENDLVTAKEKSDNLDELLQKMDELNLNYDKIKEEFRNINDELASTKTLIASIKENIFRLCEEIQRKEELKTQLDRLNEYQLWLNDYFVPTIRLIENHVMNKRFNEFNDNFQKWFNMLIDDDTKTAKLNDKDFSPIVQQDRFEQDMNYLSGGEKTSVALAYRLALNNVVKNVSTGMKSNLLILDEPTDGFSKEQLYKIREILNELDCPQIILVSHERELESFADNLFSIEKVGGISQVSKIN; from the coding sequence ATGATATTCAAATCACTCATTATCCGGAATATAAGAAGTTATGAACGGGCTAAGATAGAATTTCCATTGGGAATATCTCTCTTTGAGGGGGACATTGGTTCTGGGAAGTCTACAATTTTGATGGCTATTGAATTTGCATTATTTGGACTTGGAAATCAGAGAGGAGATTCTTTATTACGTAAAAATACTCTGAAAGGTTCTGTTATTTTAGAATTTGAAATTGAAGGAAAACATGGTAGAATCGAGAGAAGATTACTTAGAAAGAATACTGACTCTCCCGTAAAGCAGGATAAGGGAATACTGGTATTTGATGGTGCTAAATGGCAGTTATCTCCTTCTGAAATGAAAGAAAAAATTCTTGAAATCCTTGATTTTAAGGAAGATCCAAATCCTCGAGCAAATAGTTATATTTTCAGGTATGCAATTTACACTCCCCAAGAAGAGATGAAACAAATTATCACTCAAAAACCAGAATCAAGACTCCAAACTCTTAGGAAAGCTTTTGGTATTGAAGATTACATGGTTGCTGCAGATAATGCATATCTCATTTTGAGGTATTTAAAAAATAAAACTAGCTATTTGTCTGGTCAAACCAATGATCTTATAGAAAAAACCATAGAATTTGAAGAATTGCTGGCAAAAAAAGAAGAAAAAGAAGTTTTTCTACGTGAACTTTCTAACACTCAAGAAATCACGGAAAGAATGGTGAATGGGCAGAGGAAAGAAATTCTTGAGTTAAATGATTTGATTTCACAAACTAAAGAAATAAAAGCAGAAATTCCTCACCTGTTAAAGCAAATAGCAGATAAAAATCAATCTTTGGGTAGATATGACCAAGAAATAATAGAAGCTCAGGACGAAAACGAATCTAGATTTTTGCCAATTATTAATGAATTGGGTGAGAGGGCAAGGCCAACGAATAAAAATCAGGATGATTTGAACAAACAGATTAAGTTTGTTAAAGAGCTGCTTAAAAATCGTGAAGGTTTAACTGCTAATTTAAATTTACTCAATGGGGATAAACAGCAAATTGAAAGTGATCTTGGTGAAGATAAAAACAAAAATCTTGATGAATTACAATATGGGAAAGAAATTTTGATTTCTAGAATAAATAAACAGAATGATCTAATAAACCTTGATTTAGAGAATATAAAGTTGATTTCAGAGAAGAAATACAGATTGGAAGCTAAAAGGAATAATATTCTCGAAAAAATGGGAAATTTAGAAGAATTGGAAGGTTCATGCCCTATCTGTGGTACTTTATTAGATTTTGAGCACAAAAAAGACTTAAAAAATGAAATGGAAGATGAGATTAATAAAATCAATAATGAACTTAAATGTCTAAATGAGTCGTTATTAAAGACAAATGATGAAAGTAAGTCGAAAGAAAGGGAATTAGCTCGTCTTAAAAGTAAGTTAGAAGATTTAGAATCACTTATCAAAAAAATATCCAACTTATGTGCTTTAAATGACAGGATTGATTCTGTTAAAATAAATTTACACAAATTGAATGAGAAACTATCATTAACAGATGACTCAGTAGACTTTGAAAATATTGATGAGTACATGTATCGTCTTGAAAAAACTCTCGATGAATTAAAAGAGTTTGAAAGAAATAGGAAAATTCTTGACAATGCCAATTATCAATTCAAAAAGAATTTGGAAAGAATTGAAGAAAATAAACAGATGATACTGGTTTTCAAATCAGATATTCAGCGGTATGAAAATGATCTGGTAACTGCAAAAGAGAAATCTGATAATTTGGATGAGTTATTACAGAAAATGGATGAATTGAATTTGAATTATGATAAAATTAAAGAAGAATTTAGGAATATTAATGACGAATTAGCATCCACTAAAACTTTGATTGCGAGTATTAAAGAAAATATATTCAGATTATGTGAAGAAATCCAGAGAAAGGAAGAACTTAAAACTCAGTTAGATAGATTAAATGAGTATCAGTTATGGTTGAACGACTATTTCGTTCCAACGATTAGATTAATTGAAAATCATGTGATGAATAAACGATTTAATGAGTTTAATGATAACTTCCAAAAATGGTTCAATATGCTTATTGATGATGATACTAAAACTGCCAAATTGAACGACAAAGATTTTTCTCCAATTGTTCAACAGGATAGGTTTGAACAAGACATGAATTATTTGAGTGGTGGTGAGAAGACTAGTGTTGCACTTGCTTACCGTTTGGCTTTAAACAATGTTGTTAAAAATGTTTCAACTGGAATGAAATCTAATTTGTTGATATTGGATGAGCCAACAGATGGATTTAGCAAAGAACAACTCTACAAAATTCGAGAAATCCTAAACGAACTTGATTGCCCTCA